One Halarcobacter ebronensis genomic window carries:
- a CDS encoding response regulator transcription factor has product MKNILKYLTILYVEDDDEVRINISNSIANMVKKVYTASNAVDALELYDKYKPDIIFTDIDMKGMNGLDFVKEIREEDSLTPIVVLTAFKTERFLMQAVSLHLESYIIKPISYKDLKEALFNCSEKLLERNKFEIIFPNNAKYNIHTTIFTNEKGEIEKLQNKEKLLLETLIEFKNELVFYDIIEENVWEGDSLNKGTLKVLIGKLRHKIGKNTIVNENEQGYRLLL; this is encoded by the coding sequence ATGAAAAATATACTAAAGTATTTAACAATTTTATATGTTGAAGATGATGACGAAGTAAGAATAAATATCTCAAACTCCATAGCAAATATGGTAAAAAAAGTATATACTGCATCAAATGCAGTAGATGCTTTGGAACTTTATGACAAATATAAACCTGATATTATCTTTACAGATATTGATATGAAAGGTATGAACGGTTTAGATTTTGTTAAAGAGATAAGAGAAGAGGATAGTTTAACTCCAATTGTTGTATTAACAGCTTTTAAAACTGAAAGATTTTTAATGCAAGCTGTCTCTTTACACCTTGAATCTTATATTATAAAACCTATCTCTTACAAAGATTTAAAAGAGGCACTGTTTAACTGTTCAGAAAAACTTTTAGAGAGAAACAAATTTGAGATTATTTTTCCAAATAATGCAAAATATAATATTCATACAACAATTTTTACAAATGAAAAAGGCGAAATTGAAAAACTTCAAAACAAAGAGAAACTTCTTTTAGAGACACTAATTGAGTTTAAAAATGAGCTTGTCTTTTATGATATTATTGAAGAAAATGTTTGGGAAGGTGATAGTTTAAATAAAGGTACCCTAAAAGTGCTAATAGGAAAACTAAGACATAAAATTGGTAAAAATACCATAGTTAACGAAAATGAACAAGGATACAGGCTTTTACTTTGA
- a CDS encoding CHASE domain-containing protein has translation MIKNRYKLHVSSIIIIGLLLSLAVGYIIYSMEEKAIKNSFENIVDNKMKSFYREILVNLETLYTLSILFNDNKTPSKEEFAKEAKKIIKRHNAIQALEWIPKVENKNRKEFEKEFFFTKQLPNKSMQRVEEKEFYFPVYYVEPYKNNEKALGFDLSSNPSRNQTIQAALKTKSPQITQAIELVQYNNKKGFLAFLPIFDKKEEIRGFVLGVFVIEDIFEKSVLNDDFSKDTSFKIFDHNSSKKEPIFTYNLENKNYKHIKYKKDLPQMWSRQWNFEAIPNVNYIIQNRSIAFELSLIVGVLLTIIVSYKINRDHNQKLESIQQLKNKDDILYIQSRYATIGETLSNIEHQWRSPLSKLSSNVIAIQSELEFKGIPTKQKLLNFLDNMQNTLNYMGNLVDEFKNFHIQDKSKESFLFSNTLDVALKLLEHDFIKLKVEVIRNKKDNMQLFGYQNEFSQVLINILSNSRDAFIGRKISNPIIQIQTYTKESKNYIKIRDNAGGIEEEHIENIFEQFYSTKDSSGIGLHLSKMIISEHMDGNIEVENCKFSLLSKRHKGTTFIIELPIVNLV, from the coding sequence TTGATAAAAAATAGATATAAACTTCACGTCTCTTCTATAATAATAATTGGTCTTTTACTCTCTTTAGCTGTAGGTTATATTATTTATAGTATGGAAGAAAAAGCAATTAAAAATAGCTTTGAAAATATTGTTGATAATAAGATGAAATCTTTTTATAGAGAGATTTTAGTAAACCTAGAAACACTTTATACCCTCTCAATTTTGTTTAATGACAATAAAACACCTTCAAAAGAGGAGTTCGCTAAAGAGGCAAAAAAGATTATCAAAAGACATAATGCAATTCAAGCTTTAGAGTGGATTCCTAAAGTTGAAAACAAAAATAGAAAAGAGTTTGAAAAAGAGTTTTTCTTTACTAAACAACTTCCAAATAAAAGTATGCAAAGAGTTGAAGAAAAAGAGTTTTATTTCCCTGTTTATTATGTGGAGCCATATAAAAACAATGAAAAAGCCTTGGGTTTTGATCTATCAAGTAATCCAAGTAGAAATCAAACAATTCAAGCTGCACTAAAAACAAAAAGTCCTCAAATAACGCAAGCAATAGAGCTTGTACAATACAATAATAAAAAAGGATTTTTAGCTTTTTTACCAATATTTGACAAAAAAGAAGAGATACGAGGTTTTGTTCTTGGAGTTTTTGTTATTGAAGATATTTTTGAAAAATCAGTTTTAAATGATGACTTTTCTAAAGATACTAGCTTTAAAATCTTTGACCATAATAGCAGTAAAAAAGAGCCTATTTTCACATATAATTTAGAAAATAAAAACTATAAACATATAAAATATAAAAAAGATTTGCCACAAATGTGGTCAAGACAATGGAATTTTGAAGCAATACCAAATGTTAATTATATTATTCAAAATAGAAGTATTGCCTTTGAATTAAGCCTTATTGTTGGAGTTTTACTAACTATTATAGTCTCTTATAAAATTAATAGAGATCATAATCAAAAACTAGAATCAATACAACAGCTAAAAAACAAAGATGATATTTTATATATTCAATCAAGATATGCAACCATAGGAGAAACCCTTTCAAATATTGAACACCAGTGGAGAAGTCCACTTTCAAAACTCTCTTCAAATGTGATTGCCATACAAAGTGAATTGGAGTTTAAAGGGATTCCTACAAAACAAAAACTTTTAAACTTTTTAGATAATATGCAAAATACTTTGAACTATATGGGTAATTTGGTTGATGAATTTAAAAATTTTCATATCCAAGATAAAAGTAAAGAGAGTTTTCTTTTTAGTAATACTTTAGATGTTGCACTAAAACTTTTAGAACATGATTTTATTAAATTGAAAGTTGAAGTAATAAGAAATAAAAAAGATAATATGCAGCTTTTTGGATATCAAAATGAGTTTTCACAAGTTCTAATAAATATCCTTTCAAACAGCAGAGATGCCTTTATTGGAAGAAAAATATCTAATCCAATAATACAAATACAAACCTATACAAAAGAATCAAAAAACTATATAAAAATAAGAGACAACGCAGGAGGAATAGAAGAGGAACATATAGAAAATATTTTTGAACAGTTTTACTCTACAAAAGATAGTTCAGGAATTGGTCTACACCTTTCAAAAATGATTATTTCAGAACATATGGATGGAAATATAGAGGTTGAAAACTGCAAATTCTCCCTACTCTCAAAAAGACATAAAGGTACAACTTTTATTATAGAACTTCCAATTGTAAACCTAGTCTAA
- the nikA gene encoding nickel ABC transporter substrate-binding protein, whose protein sequence is MTRFLNILIFILIITFFAACSTDKKEPKNKNQLIFASTKDIRDINPHLYRGEMAAQNMVFESLVINTEEGIKPWLAKSWDISKDGKNYTFHLRDNIFFSDGTAFTAEVVKKNFDAVMENRIRHSWMELINEINYTEVIDPYTFKINLKNAYYPTLIELSLTRPFRFISPNCFKNNKTKDGVNCYIGTGPWILKEHKKNNYTLFEENKNYWNIKPKITSVKWRVIPDHQSLIFALEKGEIDLIFGSDGDMIDLNVFTMLEKNKKYSTILSNPIASRTIVINTNREITKDIKVREALEYAIDKKSIVSGILNGTEKIADTLFSKNIPYSNIPLSIKEYETKKANEILEKDGWILNKETKIREKDNKQLHIKLYYNAKNAQEKIISEYIQSNLKDIGIKLSIIGEEKQTFLDRQRSGDFDLVYSLSWGAPYDPQSYISSWRALSHSDYQAQLGLAKKEWLDNQIKAILLETNEKNRERMYYEIFKYIHDQYVYIPLSYSRTKAVFNPNLKGVTFNISQYEIPFEKFYFEE, encoded by the coding sequence ATGACAAGATTTTTAAATATTTTAATTTTTATATTAATAATAACTTTTTTTGCAGCTTGTAGCACAGATAAAAAAGAGCCAAAAAATAAAAATCAACTTATTTTTGCTAGTACAAAAGATATTAGAGATATCAACCCTCACCTTTATAGAGGAGAGATGGCAGCCCAAAATATGGTTTTTGAATCTTTAGTTATAAACACAGAAGAAGGAATTAAACCTTGGCTTGCAAAAAGTTGGGATATTTCAAAAGATGGAAAAAATTATACTTTTCATCTAAGAGATAATATCTTTTTTTCCGATGGAACTGCTTTTACAGCAGAAGTAGTAAAAAAGAATTTTGATGCTGTTATGGAAAATAGAATAAGGCACTCATGGATGGAATTAATAAATGAGATAAATTATACAGAAGTTATTGATCCTTATACTTTTAAAATTAATTTAAAAAATGCATATTATCCCACCCTTATTGAACTATCTCTAACCCGTCCTTTTAGATTTATTTCACCAAATTGTTTTAAAAATAATAAGACTAAAGATGGTGTAAATTGTTATATAGGAACTGGTCCTTGGATTTTAAAAGAACATAAAAAAAATAATTATACACTTTTTGAAGAAAATAAAAATTACTGGAATATAAAACCTAAAATAACTTCAGTTAAATGGAGAGTAATCCCCGATCATCAATCTTTAATTTTTGCCTTAGAAAAAGGTGAAATTGACCTTATTTTTGGTTCTGATGGAGATATGATTGATTTAAATGTATTTACAATGTTAGAGAAAAATAAAAAATATTCTACTATTTTAAGTAATCCAATTGCCTCAAGAACTATCGTTATAAATACGAACAGAGAAATTACAAAGGATATAAAAGTCAGAGAAGCATTAGAGTATGCAATTGACAAAAAAAGTATTGTTTCAGGGATATTAAATGGAACTGAAAAGATTGCAGATACTCTTTTTTCAAAAAATATACCATATTCAAACATCCCTTTGAGCATAAAAGAGTATGAAACAAAAAAAGCAAATGAAATTTTAGAAAAAGATGGTTGGATTCTTAACAAAGAGACAAAAATAAGAGAAAAAGATAATAAACAATTACATATAAAGCTCTACTACAATGCAAAAAATGCACAAGAAAAGATTATTAGTGAATATATCCAAAGTAATCTAAAAGATATTGGTATTAAACTATCTATTATAGGAGAAGAGAAACAAACATTTTTGGATAGACAAAGAAGTGGTGATTTTGATTTAGTTTACTCTTTGTCTTGGGGAGCACCATATGATCCTCAATCTTATATCTCTTCTTGGAGAGCACTTTCACATAGTGATTATCAAGCACAATTAGGTTTAGCAAAAAAAGAGTGGTTAGATAATCAAATAAAAGCTATTTTACTAGAAACCAATGAAAAAAATAGAGAGAGGATGTATTATGAAATATTTAAATATATTCATGATCAGTATGTCTACATCCCTTTAAGTTACTCAAGAACAAAAGCAGTATTTAATCCAAATCTAAAAGGGGTAACTTTTAATATTTCACAATATGAGATACCATTTGAGAAA